A window of Candidatus Omnitrophota bacterium contains these coding sequences:
- a CDS encoding radical SAM protein, whose translation MDTYRIDSHKLAFHPERVADWLNGRDIYPIYVEIAPCGSCNHRCMFCALDYLGYKPVFLETSALKKFLTDISRRGVKSIMFAGEGEPLLHKDIAELIAHAKAGGLDISITSNGVLLSKDIALKILPHLSWFRISLNAGTRKTYAAIHGTKPEDFDRVIDNIKEAAGEKESRGHRCTLGVQFLLLNENYDEVTTLAGILKEIGADYLTIKPYSQHPSSINRLKTDLDYGKLLFLENELKKYVDDDFRVIFRKRTMLKIDQEKTYRKCYGLPFWAYLSSKGDLYACSAFLGDERFRYGNIYKEGFEDIWKGEKRKKVKEMMDKKWRIEDCREVCRLDEINRYLWDLKNPPEHVNFI comes from the coding sequence ATGGACACATACCGCATAGACAGCCATAAGCTTGCCTTCCATCCTGAAAGGGTGGCGGACTGGCTTAACGGCAGGGATATTTATCCTATTTACGTTGAAATAGCGCCCTGCGGAAGCTGCAACCACCGTTGTATGTTCTGCGCCCTTGATTATCTGGGATATAAGCCCGTCTTTTTAGAGACATCCGCGCTTAAGAAGTTCTTAACGGATATATCCAGGAGAGGGGTTAAGAGTATAATGTTTGCCGGCGAGGGAGAGCCGTTGCTGCATAAGGATATCGCGGAATTAATAGCGCACGCGAAGGCCGGCGGCCTGGATATATCGATCACCTCTAACGGCGTTTTGTTGTCTAAAGATATCGCGCTGAAGATACTTCCTCACCTCAGCTGGTTCAGGATAAGCCTTAACGCGGGGACAAGGAAGACATACGCCGCTATTCACGGGACAAAACCGGAGGATTTTGACAGGGTCATTGATAACATCAAAGAGGCGGCCGGAGAGAAAGAATCCAGGGGGCACAGGTGCACGCTGGGGGTCCAATTCCTTCTTTTGAATGAGAACTATGATGAAGTCACAACGCTGGCCGGCATCCTGAAAGAAATAGGGGCGGATTATTTGACAATAAAACCTTATTCCCAGCATCCCTCGAGCATCAACCGCCTTAAGACAGACCTGGATTATGGAAAGCTCTTATTCCTGGAAAACGAACTTAAGAAATACGTTGATGATGATTTCAGGGTTATATTCAGGAAAAGGACCATGCTTAAGATCGACCAGGAGAAGACATATCGTAAGTGCTACGGGCTTCCGTTCTGGGCCTACCTTTCTTCAAAAGGCGACCTTTATGCCTGCAGCGCCTTTTTAGGCGACGAGCGTTTTCGCTACGGCAATATTTACAAAGAAGGCTTTGAGGATATCTGGAAGGGCGAAAAGAGAAAAAAGGTAAAGGAAATGATGGATAAAAAGTGGCGTATTGAGGATTGCCGCGAGGTCTGCCGCCTGGATGAGATAAACAGGTACCTTTGGGACCTGAAAAACCCTCCGGAGCACGTAAATTTCATATAG
- a CDS encoding SIS domain-containing protein: MRYFEDLNETLGKTEVKDRKGKALPFIRAVDKIVGVIIKQGKKGNNVILIGNGGSASIASHISTDFLKNCRVPAVAFNDTSLITCLSNDLGYEHVFQVPVKMLAKRGDILFSISSSGRSKNILNATAEAKKRGCFIATLSGFDKNNPLRKMGEINFYVPSRSYGFVEISHLAICHLIADNIQDHGHIPHRQP, from the coding sequence ATGAGATACTTTGAAGACCTAAATGAAACTCTTGGTAAGACAGAGGTAAAAGATAGAAAGGGAAAGGCGCTTCCTTTTATCAGGGCCGTAGATAAGATAGTCGGCGTAATCATCAAGCAGGGCAAAAAGGGCAACAATGTCATCCTGATAGGCAACGGAGGCAGCGCCTCTATTGCAAGCCACATATCCACGGATTTTCTTAAGAACTGCCGCGTACCCGCGGTGGCCTTTAACGATACCTCGCTTATCACCTGTCTTAGCAATGATCTGGGATATGAGCATGTCTTTCAGGTGCCCGTTAAGATGCTTGCCAAAAGAGGCGATATCCTGTTCTCTATAAGCAGTTCAGGCAGGTCCAAAAATATACTGAACGCCACGGCAGAGGCAAAAAAGCGCGGTTGTTTTATAGCCACGCTCTCAGGTTTTGATAAAAATAATCCATTGAGGAAGATGGGGGAGATAAATTTCTATGTCCCCTCACGCTCTTACGGATTCGTAGAGATCAGCCATCTGGCGATCTGCCATCTTATAGCCGATAATATACAAGATCATGGACACATACCGCATAGACAGCCATAA
- a CDS encoding PfkB family carbohydrate kinase, translated as MLRDAHNKIKTIDELAAILASLRKKGRKVVHCHGVFDLLHPGHIKHFEAASKKGDILVVTLTKDEYVNRGPGRPVFNQNLRAESIAAIECVDFVAVNEWPTAVETIKRLKPRFYVKGSDYAMRQDDVTGKILEEEEAVKAVGGVIHFTDEITFSSSSLINAYLAPHPEESKEFFSRFKKRYSAQGLIKALKDVEKVKVLVIGDIIIDEYHYCIGMAKTQKDNIIAARFLNEDIFAGGVLAASNHLAGFCRQASLLSCAGTKNDYRDFIAGHLKPNIKPNIYNCRDAHTIVKRRFVDPNFLTKLFEICYLDGTPRLSKDIEKKIVGYLNANLRKFDMVIATDFGHGLITPAIVDVLSRKAKFLAVNVQTNSSNIGFNLITKFPRADYVCIDEPEIRLAFQDRFSNLEKIIIDMSRRLSCGKIIITRGHKGSLAYSKKDGFTEIPVFSKEVVDRIGAGDAYFSITAPCVFNNMPIEAVGFIGNAVGAMKVMIVGNKASVEPAPLFKYITTLLK; from the coding sequence ATGTTAAGAGACGCGCACAATAAAATCAAGACGATAGATGAGCTTGCCGCGATCCTGGCGTCATTGAGGAAAAAGGGCAGGAAGGTAGTGCATTGCCACGGTGTGTTTGACCTGCTGCACCCAGGGCACATAAAGCATTTTGAGGCCGCCAGTAAAAAGGGCGATATATTGGTGGTTACCCTGACTAAGGACGAGTATGTGAACCGGGGCCCGGGCAGGCCGGTATTTAATCAGAACCTGCGCGCGGAGAGCATCGCCGCGATAGAGTGCGTTGATTTTGTGGCTGTCAATGAATGGCCTACAGCGGTAGAAACCATAAAAAGATTAAAGCCGCGCTTTTACGTTAAGGGCAGTGACTACGCCATGAGGCAGGATGACGTAACGGGAAAGATCCTTGAGGAAGAGGAGGCGGTCAAGGCCGTAGGCGGCGTTATCCATTTTACCGACGAGATAACATTCAGCTCATCGTCGCTTATAAACGCCTATCTTGCCCCCCATCCGGAGGAGTCAAAGGAGTTCTTTTCCAGGTTCAAAAAGCGCTATAGCGCGCAGGGCTTGATAAAGGCGCTTAAGGATGTAGAAAAGGTAAAGGTCCTGGTCATAGGCGATATTATCATAGATGAATACCATTATTGCATCGGCATGGCAAAGACGCAGAAGGACAACATAATCGCGGCCAGGTTTCTAAACGAAGATATCTTTGCCGGAGGGGTACTGGCGGCATCCAATCATCTGGCGGGGTTCTGCAGGCAGGCCTCGCTTCTCAGCTGCGCGGGAACGAAGAATGATTACCGGGATTTTATTGCCGGGCATTTAAAACCAAACATCAAGCCGAACATTTATAATTGCCGGGACGCGCATACGATAGTCAAACGCAGGTTTGTTGACCCGAATTTTTTGACTAAGTTGTTTGAGATATGCTATCTTGACGGAACCCCGCGCCTTTCCAAAGATATTGAGAAGAAAATAGTCGGCTACCTTAATGCCAATCTTAGGAAATTTGATATGGTAATAGCCACGGATTTCGGCCACGGGCTGATCACTCCGGCTATAGTTGATGTTCTTTCCAGGAAGGCAAAGTTTCTCGCGGTCAATGTCCAGACCAACAGCTCCAACATAGGGTTTAACCTGATCACGAAATTTCCCAGGGCCGACTATGTGTGCATAGACGAGCCGGAGATACGCCTGGCTTTCCAGGACAGGTTTTCCAACCTGGAAAAGATCATTATAGATATGAGCAGGCGGCTAAGCTGCGGCAAGATAATCATTACCAGGGGACACAAGGGTTCTCTGGCTTATTCTAAGAAAGACGGCTTTACGGAGATCCCCGTATTTTCCAAGGAAGTAGTGGACAGGATCGGCGCGGGCGACGCCTATTTTTCCATAACCGCGCCCTGCGTCTTTAATAATATGCCGATAGAGGCCGTCGGCTTTATAGGCAACGCCGTCGGAGCGATGAAGGTGATGATCGTGGGTAATAAGGCCTCGGTTGAGCCGGCGCCGTTGTTCAAGTATATAACCACATTATTGAAATGA
- a CDS encoding SDR family oxidoreductase, with translation MKARALVTGGAGFIGSHLAERLLADGHQVVVLDNLSNGRIENLNHLKGNKNLLFQRADVSDFSEIKPFFEGVDWVFHLAALADIVPSVQEPLKYHRANVDGTVNVLEAARLNGARRFVYAASSSCYGIPDKFPTSETAAIRPMYPYALTKYIGEQYLSHWVKLYKLPAVSLRLFNVYGPRSRTSGAYGAVFGVFLAQKLAGKPFTIVGDGSQARDFIFVTDVADAFVKAASSGIEGEIFNVGSGSPQSVNHLVKLMGGEAVYVPKRPGEPDRTHADILKIKKMLRWQASVSFEEGVKMMLNKIDYWKQAPVWTPEKIEEATKDWFRYLSR, from the coding sequence ATGAAAGCGCGTGCTTTGGTTACGGGAGGGGCGGGTTTTATCGGCAGCCATCTGGCAGAGCGCCTGTTGGCAGACGGCCATCAAGTGGTTGTCCTGGATAATTTATCCAACGGCAGGATAGAGAACCTCAACCACCTTAAAGGCAACAAGAATCTGCTTTTTCAGCGGGCAGACGTGTCTGATTTCTCTGAGATCAAGCCGTTCTTTGAGGGGGTTGACTGGGTATTCCATCTGGCGGCATTAGCCGATATAGTGCCCTCGGTCCAGGAGCCGCTTAAATACCATAGGGCCAACGTGGACGGCACAGTCAATGTTTTAGAAGCGGCGCGCCTGAACGGCGCCAGGCGCTTTGTCTACGCCGCCTCTTCTTCCTGTTACGGCATACCCGATAAATTTCCCACTTCCGAGACAGCGGCGATAAGGCCGATGTACCCTTACGCCCTTACAAAATATATCGGCGAACAGTACCTGTCGCATTGGGTTAAGCTTTATAAGCTGCCCGCGGTATCGCTTCGGCTGTTTAATGTTTACGGGCCGCGCTCAAGGACATCCGGCGCCTACGGCGCTGTCTTTGGGGTATTTCTGGCGCAGAAACTGGCAGGTAAGCCCTTTACGATAGTAGGTGACGGCAGTCAGGCCAGGGATTTTATTTTTGTCACAGATGTGGCTGATGCCTTCGTAAAGGCGGCTTCGTCCGGCATAGAAGGAGAAATCTTTAATGTCGGCTCAGGCAGCCCGCAGAGCGTTAACCATCTGGTAAAACTTATGGGAGGGGAAGCGGTTTATGTCCCAAAGCGCCCGGGCGAGCCGGACCGCACGCACGCGGATATTCTAAAGATCAAGAAAATGTTAAGATGGCAGGCCTCTGTTTCCTTTGAAGAGGGGGTAAAGATGATGTTGAATAAGATCGACTATTGGAAGCAGGCGCCTGTGTGGACTCCGGAGAAGATCGAGGAGGCCACGAAGGACTGGTTCAGATACCTTTCCAGGTGA
- a CDS encoding VanZ family protein: MKPSKITLIFASFIFISASFMRQVMNFLLDIIGYPGIAALLWVLFIILAALSFRTVIKGPRLLLLPILLSALIYISQMHIIEERLHIMKYGVLGWLALRDTIGNKRVLASVVFSFFFCLLVSSIDETFQYFLPYRVGEVRDVGLAALGSAFGIGVYLVNLYNRLK, translated from the coding sequence ATGAAGCCGTCTAAGATAACGCTTATTTTTGCTTCTTTTATCTTTATCTCTGCCTCTTTTATGAGGCAGGTTATGAATTTCTTATTAGATATTATAGGGTATCCCGGGATAGCGGCCCTGCTTTGGGTCCTTTTTATTATATTGGCAGCCCTGTCTTTCAGGACGGTTATCAAAGGCCCGAGGTTATTGTTGCTTCCGATTCTTTTATCGGCGCTTATCTACATTTCACAGATGCATATAATTGAAGAGCGCCTGCATATTATGAAATACGGCGTTTTAGGATGGCTTGCCTTAAGGGATACAATAGGAAACAAGCGTGTTCTTGCCTCTGTTGTATTCTCATTTTTTTTCTGCCTGTTGGTTTCATCTATAGATGAAACGTTTCAGTACTTTCTGCCCTACAGAGTAGGGGAGGTCCGCGACGTGGGGCTGGCCGCCCTGGGCAGCGCTTTCGGTATAGGCGTTTATCTGGTCAATCTCTATAACCGCTTAAAATAA
- a CDS encoding FAD-dependent oxidoreductase: protein MIHDLIIIGAGPAGITASVYAARKGMDLLVVSEDMGGQAALSGDIENYTGYQFITGPELAAKFEEHMRKFNITLKEGEKITGLKSERGSIYVGSSKGTYEARTVIIASGKRSRELDVPGEKEFKNKGLTYCATCDAPLFHKKDVAVIGGGNSALDAALQLMNIANHVYLVNIGAQLDGDAIMREKVERNKKVSLLNNSRVSAVFGDKMVSGIKVHSDGGEKTIDVQGVFVEIGLIPNSEFAKDIDKNEKGEIKVDCYNRTNVPAVFAAGDVTDVPEKQIIIAAGEGSKAALSVFRYLAQQK, encoded by the coding sequence ATGATACATGATCTGATCATAATAGGCGCGGGACCCGCGGGCATAACGGCAAGCGTATACGCGGCGCGCAAAGGGATGGACCTTCTGGTAGTCAGCGAAGACATGGGCGGCCAGGCCGCTTTAAGCGGTGATATAGAGAATTATACGGGGTATCAATTTATTACCGGGCCGGAACTTGCGGCAAAGTTTGAAGAGCATATGCGCAAGTTCAATATAACATTGAAAGAGGGCGAGAAGATAACCGGCCTCAAGAGTGAGCGCGGTTCCATATATGTCGGCAGCAGCAAAGGGACATACGAAGCAAGGACTGTAATAATCGCCTCCGGAAAGCGGTCAAGAGAGCTTGATGTGCCCGGAGAGAAGGAATTCAAGAACAAGGGGCTTACTTATTGCGCTACCTGCGACGCGCCTCTGTTTCACAAAAAGGACGTAGCCGTTATCGGCGGCGGCAATTCCGCCCTTGACGCGGCTTTACAGCTGATGAACATCGCCAACCACGTTTATCTTGTCAATATAGGCGCGCAGTTAGACGGAGACGCCATAATGCGTGAAAAGGTTGAGCGGAACAAAAAGGTTTCATTGCTTAATAATAGCAGGGTCAGCGCTGTTTTCGGGGACAAGATGGTAAGCGGGATCAAGGTACATAGCGATGGCGGCGAGAAAACCATTGACGTGCAGGGTGTTTTCGTGGAAATAGGGCTTATACCCAATTCCGAATTCGCCAAAGACATAGATAAAAACGAAAAAGGCGAAATAAAGGTTGATTGCTATAACAGGACTAATGTCCCGGCTGTATTCGCCGCCGGAGACGTTACAGATGTGCCGGAAAAACAGATCATCATTGCCGCGGGCGAGGGCTCCAAGGCGGCGTTGAGCGTATTCAGGTATCTGGCGCAGCAGAAATGA
- a CDS encoding glutaredoxin family protein has protein sequence MPSKVMIYSTPTCPYCTRAKQFLKDRNIEFEDIDVSRDQAMAEEMVSKSGQMGVPVLDIDGEIIVGFDKERISRALGL, from the coding sequence ATGCCAAGCAAGGTTATGATATATAGCACGCCGACGTGCCCATACTGCACGCGCGCCAAACAGTTCCTCAAGGACAGGAACATTGAGTTTGAGGATATTGATGTATCGCGGGACCAGGCGATGGCGGAGGAGATGGTCAGCAAGTCGGGACAGATGGGTGTCCCGGTATTGGATATAGACGGCGAGATCATAGTGGGGTTTGATAAAGAAAGGATAAGCCGGGCATTAGGGTTATGA
- a CDS encoding ferritin family protein, with translation MFSAAEIAELGIQIEENGRDFYNTLFERSPDAEAKGIFKYLAEAEEKHIKTFEQILRAAHQYEPREAYPQEYFAYMNAIAAKYVFTRRGKGAEIAGKIKTDKEAVDMGIGLEKESIVFYEGMKTGVEKREQGLIDGLIKQERGHLNKLTELRKKL, from the coding sequence ATGTTCAGCGCGGCAGAGATAGCGGAGCTGGGGATCCAGATAGAGGAGAACGGGAGAGATTTCTACAATACATTGTTTGAGCGGTCGCCTGACGCTGAGGCGAAGGGGATATTTAAGTATCTCGCTGAGGCGGAAGAAAAACACATAAAGACATTTGAGCAGATACTGCGGGCGGCGCATCAATACGAGCCCAGGGAGGCATATCCGCAGGAGTATTTCGCCTATATGAACGCGATAGCGGCAAAATATGTGTTTACGCGAAGGGGCAAAGGCGCGGAGATCGCCGGAAAGATAAAAACCGACAAAGAGGCGGTTGATATGGGCATAGGGCTTGAAAAAGAATCCATCGTCTTCTACGAAGGCATGAAGACGGGTGTAGAAAAAAGGGAGCAGGGCTTAATTGATGGATTGATCAAGCAGGAGCGGGGGCATTTGAATAAATTGACAGAATTAAGAAAGAAGTTGTAG
- a CDS encoding pyridoxamine 5'-phosphate oxidase family protein produces MKRLNENIAHFLRSQNFVIVSTVGRDGTPHNSCKGIVKIDGSGRIYLLDLYKERTYENLRHNRRMSITAVDEHKFAGFCLKGVAKVIREDRLQPHIIREWEAKITQRITHRVLKNISGQKGHPRHPEVALPTPEYMIVMDVKEIVNLTPHHIKQQG; encoded by the coding sequence ATGAAAAGATTGAACGAGAACATAGCGCATTTTTTGCGAAGCCAGAATTTTGTCATAGTTTCTACAGTCGGCAGGGACGGCACGCCCCATAATTCCTGCAAGGGCATAGTGAAGATAGACGGCAGCGGCCGTATTTATCTGCTGGACCTGTACAAAGAGAGGACATACGAAAACCTCAGGCATAACAGGCGTATGTCTATTACCGCTGTGGATGAGCATAAGTTCGCCGGCTTCTGCCTTAAGGGCGTGGCTAAGGTAATAAGAGAGGACCGGCTCCAGCCCCACATCATCAGGGAGTGGGAGGCCAAGATCACCCAACGGATAACGCACAGGGTGTTGAAGAATATCAGCGGGCAAAAAGGACATCCCAGGCATCCCGAAGTCGCCTTGCCTACTCCCGAATATATGATTGTCATGGATGTAAAGGAGATCGTGAATCTTACGCCCCATCATATAAAACAGCAGGGCTAG
- a CDS encoding rubredoxin: MQKYRCTVCGYIYDPAAGDPANGVNPGTAFEDLPADWVCPECGVGKDLFEKVQG; this comes from the coding sequence ATGCAGAAGTATCGTTGTACCGTATGCGGTTATATATACGATCCGGCGGCGGGAGACCCGGCCAACGGCGTCAACCCGGGGACCGCCTTTGAAGACCTGCCAGCCGATTGGGTTTGCCCTGAGTGCGGCGTAGGCAAAGACCTGTTTGAGAAGGTGCAGGGATAG
- a CDS encoding 4a-hydroxytetrahydrobiopterin dehydratase, with product MTDNREAELLRVKKCRPCEAGGLAMPEEQARGYASALQDWELEEAVKIKKEFKFKDFKESMSFVNKVAELAENEGHHPNIFISYNKVRITLSTHAVKGLSENDFIMAAKIDAVI from the coding sequence ATGACAGATAATAGAGAAGCAGAGTTGTTGCGGGTTAAGAAATGCCGGCCCTGTGAAGCAGGAGGCCTTGCTATGCCTGAAGAACAGGCAAGGGGGTACGCGTCCGCGCTGCAGGACTGGGAGCTGGAAGAGGCGGTAAAAATAAAGAAGGAATTTAAATTCAAGGATTTCAAAGAGTCAATGAGTTTTGTAAATAAGGTCGCGGAACTGGCGGAAAACGAAGGGCACCATCCCAATATATTCATTTCCTATAACAAAGTCAGGATTACCCTGTCTACCCATGCCGTAAAGGGTTTATCCGAGAACGATTTTATCATGGCAGCTAAGATAGACGCTGTCATTTAG
- a CDS encoding FprA family A-type flavoprotein, which translates to MPAVKIAPDIYWVGAIDWNLRFCGSYTTPRGTTYNSYLIIDDKIALVDAVKNGFEHIMLERIREIVDPAKIDYIICQHSERDHAGCLPELKKYAVNAKIIATKAGKDGLLSHFGTDWNAEAVKTGDTLKLGKRTLEFIEAAMLHWPDNMFTYVKEEEMLFTNDAFGQHIATHQRFDDELGDVVMREAARYFAVIVSMYSNLAQDKLKELEKMKLNLKMIAPAHGLIWRGPGKIIDAYKRWSSGEAEPKVTIVFDTMWQSTDKMAQEIARGIEQEGVDVTVFNLRSSDWSEIMADIMESRIIAIGSPVLNMGMYPTVGGFMTFLKGIRPVNKKAASFGSYGWGKGAVKAINEELTKMNIEVLDSIEIRYVPTPGQLSECFEFGRKIAGYTRG; encoded by the coding sequence ATGCCGGCAGTAAAGATAGCGCCAGATATTTATTGGGTAGGAGCGATCGACTGGAATCTGCGCTTTTGCGGTTCCTACACTACGCCGCGCGGCACAACGTATAACTCCTATCTTATTATAGACGATAAGATCGCGCTTGTGGACGCGGTGAAGAATGGTTTTGAGCATATTATGCTGGAGAGGATAAGGGAGATCGTTGACCCGGCGAAGATCGACTATATCATCTGCCAGCATTCAGAGCGCGACCATGCCGGATGCCTGCCGGAACTTAAAAAATACGCCGTAAACGCGAAGATCATCGCCACTAAGGCGGGCAAGGACGGCCTGCTGTCGCACTTCGGTACTGACTGGAATGCCGAGGCCGTAAAGACAGGCGATACATTAAAACTGGGCAAAAGGACGCTTGAGTTTATTGAAGCCGCCATGCTTCACTGGCCGGACAATATGTTTACGTATGTAAAAGAAGAAGAGATGTTGTTCACCAACGACGCCTTTGGCCAGCATATAGCGACCCATCAGCGTTTTGACGACGAATTAGGAGATGTGGTCATGCGCGAGGCGGCCAGGTACTTCGCGGTAATAGTAAGCATGTATTCCAATCTGGCGCAGGATAAACTCAAAGAGCTGGAAAAGATGAAGCTCAACTTGAAAATGATAGCCCCTGCCCACGGCTTGATCTGGCGCGGCCCCGGAAAGATAATTGACGCCTACAAGCGCTGGAGCAGCGGAGAGGCGGAGCCAAAGGTCACGATCGTCTTTGATACGATGTGGCAGAGCACGGATAAGATGGCGCAGGAGATCGCGCGGGGCATTGAGCAGGAGGGCGTGGATGTTACGGTGTTTAACCTGCGCTCCAGCGACTGGAGCGAGATAATGGCGGATATAATGGAGTCCCGGATAATAGCCATCGGCTCACCCGTCTTAAATATGGGGATGTATCCCACGGTCGGCGGCTTTATGACCTTTCTTAAAGGGATAAGGCCGGTAAACAAAAAGGCCGCATCTTTCGGAAGCTACGGCTGGGGAAAAGGGGCTGTAAAGGCCATAAATGAAGAATTGACAAAGATGAACATAGAGGTGCTGGACAGTATTGAGATAAGATACGTCCCCACGCCCGGGCAGCTATCAGAGTGTTTTGAGTTCGGCAGAAAGATAGCCGGATATACCCGCGGTTAA
- a CDS encoding thiamine pyrophosphate-dependent enzyme: MSQNDLGTYAVNTWCPGCGNFAILNAVKAILDELRNEGFPLEKVVLVSGIGCHAKIVDYINVNSFYSIHGRVVPVAIGIKLANPDLKVIGFAGDGDAYGEGLEHLIFAAKRNIDITMIIHNNRVYGLTTGQYTPTSPLGFRGRSTPFGTRELPINPLELMLSSGATFLARGYSHGIELLKGIFKEALAHKGFSLVDVLQVCVTFYNMYQYYTRHAYELKDHDPRNYDGALQKIREWDYNKEAPIALGTFYKKEAATFEEPFRDYGAQVDRGSKIRQLLEKNI, encoded by the coding sequence ATGAGCCAGAATGACTTAGGCACTTACGCCGTAAATACCTGGTGTCCGGGCTGCGGAAACTTCGCCATCCTTAATGCTGTCAAGGCCATACTTGATGAGTTGAGGAATGAGGGTTTCCCTCTGGAGAAGGTTGTCCTGGTTTCCGGCATAGGATGCCACGCTAAGATAGTTGATTATATCAACGTCAACAGTTTTTATTCCATACACGGCAGGGTTGTGCCGGTAGCCATCGGCATAAAGCTGGCGAACCCTGATTTAAAGGTAATCGGCTTCGCCGGAGACGGAGACGCTTACGGGGAGGGCTTGGAGCATCTCATATTTGCCGCTAAACGCAATATAGACATAACAATGATCATACACAACAACCGGGTATACGGGCTTACAACCGGCCAATATACACCTACTTCGCCGTTGGGTTTCAGGGGCCGCTCCACGCCGTTCGGCACCAGGGAGTTGCCCATAAATCCCCTCGAACTTATGCTTTCAAGCGGCGCCACCTTCCTTGCCAGGGGTTATTCCCACGGCATAGAGCTTCTTAAGGGTATTTTTAAGGAGGCGTTGGCGCACAAGGGATTTTCCCTGGTAGACGTATTGCAGGTATGCGTTACCTTCTACAATATGTATCAGTATTATACCAGGCACGCGTATGAACTAAAAGACCATGACCCGCGTAACTATGACGGCGCCCTGCAAAAAATAAGGGAGTGGGATTATAACAAAGAGGCGCCGATCGCCCTGGGGACATTTTATAAGAAGGAAGCCGCGACATTTGAAGAGCCGTTTCGGGATTACGGCGCGCAAGTAGATAGAGGATCCAAGATCAGGCAATTACTGGAAAAGAATATATAG